One Natronomonas gomsonensis genomic window, TTGCCTCTCGCAATCTCGTCCGCGGCTATCGCCTCGGCCTGCCAAGTGGGCAAGCGATCGCCCGCGCGATGGGGCTGGACCCGCTGTCGAACGCTGAACTTGGGTTCGACGAGATTCTCGATGCCCACGACCAACACCCCGACACGGAAGCGCCGCTGTGGTACTACGTGTTGGCGGAGGCACGCGTGGCCAGCGGCGGCGACCACCTCGGGCCCGTGGGAAGCCGCATCGTCGCCGAGACGCTCGTCGGACTCATCGAATCCGACCCGAGTTCGTTCCTGACCGTCCAGCCCGGCTGGACGCCCTCGCTGCCGGCGCCGAACAGCGGTCACGACGACTTCTCGGTGGCCGACCTCCTCGAGTTCGCGCTTGGCGAGGAGTGAACCCCCCGCTGTTGGGCGGTCGGATGTATTCGGAGAGTTCGCTTCGATACGTCGCCACCACTAGCTGGTATGGGATGTTTTCGTTTAGATATATATCTCCTGCGGTGGCCGCCCTGGTGGATTGACGAGTGGAGAGACACTGTGGCTGCCAGGGGATCGACCCATGCCGATTCGTTATGGGTTTCTACACAGTGATGTGAGAAAAGGCTTAGATATACACGTATAATGCCCCAATACATGGGAACGACAGCTGATGAACCGGGGCGAATCTATCCTCGACAGTCCACGTTCGGTTGGTTCCCGTGGCGTTCGCGTCCGCGGTTGCCTCGTGGGTTACCGTTGCCGTCTCGCCCGACGAGAGATAGACTGTCTCGTTGGCGACATGGGTCGTGTTGTTCGTAGTCTCGCCGGCAGTGAATAACACGGTAGCATAGTCCGAGTGGTTGCCGGTGTTCTCGACGGTCGCCGACACCTCGTAGCTCTCGTCGGGCATGACGACCGACCGTTTGACTGCCCCTCGCTGACGGCGACGTTCTCATCGGCCGACTGTCGCTCTTCGACCGTCACGTGGTCGAGGAAGCGGTGGTTGATCCGAATCGAGTGCCGATCGACCTCCGCGTACGAAATCGGTGCGCTGAACGTGTGGGTTTCCCCGGGTTCGATATCGACCCGCTCGCTGTAGAGGCTCGGGTCCATATCGGTAATCAGCGCGTGGTACGTGCCGCCGGCCGACCCTTCGTTCTTGACAACGACTTCGGCCGTGAACGTCTCGTCTGTGTAGACCGTCGTGTTGCTGAGGGATTTTTCTATTACCTCAAAGTCCAGAGATGAGTATCGAGCCGTCTGCCGTTCGGGCTCACTAATGGCTTCCTCTTCGATGACTGCCGCAACGTCCGTGAACGACTCCGTCTCGAAGTTCGACCAGTGGCCGCAGTCGACCTCCCTGGTGTAGGTGTTGAGGTCGTTGTAATCACGGTCGCTGTCCGGCGAGAACGACACGAGGCACGCGTTTTCGTCGTCAATGCGCTGGAGAGCGCGCTCCTTTACTCTGATGCCGCGCTGGCTTCTTTGCTTTCAGCTTTGGCGTCGTAGCCGTCCTGCAGCCGTCTTTCGGCCTCCTTGCGGTCCTCGGGATAGCCGATGTCCATCCGCCAGCCGTCAAGCCGAATGGCGTCGATGGTCCGGCCACTCTGCAGGAGGAGGTTAATCGCGTCGGTGATCTCGTACTCGCCGCGGTTGGAGGGTTGGACGAGATGGCACGCGTGGAAGATGGCTGGGGTGAATGTGTAGAACCCAGTCATCACTAGATTCGTCGGCGGGTCGTCGGGTTTCTCGACGACTTTCGTAATCTCGCCGTAGTCGTTCGTATCACAAACGCCGTAGCGAGAGGCCTCCTCGTAAGGCACCTCTTCGACAAGGAAGGCAGCATCGGCGCGGTCCTCGCGCTGGCGCCGGACGACGTCATCGAGGTTCGCCTCGAAGATGTTGTCGCCCAGAATGAGCATGAAGTCGTCATCGACGTGGTCTTCGACGGTGAGAACTGCGTGAGCGAGCCCCTTCGGTTCGCGTTGGTGGGTGTAGGTGATAGGGGTGCCCTCGTATTCGTCGCCATAGAAGTCGATGATTTTCTCTTTCTTGTAACCGACGACCACGAGGAGTTCGTCGGCACCTAGCTCAACGACGCGATCAAAACAGTGACCCAGAATCGGGCGGCCGTCGACTTCGACGAGTGCCTTCGGCTTGTCTTCGGTGAGCGGCCGCAGTCGGGTCCCCTCACCAGCCGCGAGTACGACAGCTTGCATACTCCTGCGTGGGACACCGCGAAATAAATGCTTTCGGCTATACTCGATAAAAGACGCTGCTAGGGCCAGAGTCTCTACTTTGCCTAAGGCGACCTTTCGGACCACTCCAATTGGCAGGTCTGGGACCGAACAGCGTCTAAGGACCGCCTCGGTAGCCTCGTTAGTGAATTCTCATTCACTAACGACCAGACAGTGATCCCCACCGATTAACTTGAGCAAGACTACGTCATTACGGCAAACATTCACACTAACGGAACTAAGTGGTTATTATCACGAAGGCAACGGTGTCGCTTAGACTTCACTGAGCTCGAACAGTAGTGCGGTACCGACAAGTACGTCGAAATTATCGTCAAGAACTTCGAAGCGAACTTCGAGGACGCTGATGGTGACGAAGTCAACGATGTTGTGTTTGAAGAATGATTCCGAAGATATGTCTACTCTAATTCAAAAATACCTTGAATATTTCGGATGGTTGAGGCCGCAGATGAGACCGGGATTGCTCTCGGGTTGCCGCTGCGCTACTATATCGCCCGGTCAGATTTCGAAACGTTTGTTGCCATCATTAACCTCGCTAGCAGGCACTGATTCCGCATCGCTACGGGTCGGCCGCAGCGAGTGCTCAATGTCAGCCACTGAGTAGCTTGGCGTAGGTGCCTGTTCAGGATATTCCCCACGGGTCGATAGTACTATACCGGTGTGTTTGAGATGGTACTGGCCGGGGTTTCACGTCGTGTTTCTTCCAAGTAACGACCTGTAACTCACCCCACCACACCGGTTGCAATGATTTCTACGTCTCAAGCACCCTTCGTGGACGAAATTCACCAGGTGGCCAACGCAACGGATTCTCTGCTCATCGAGTATGCTGTCAACTAAACTGTGAAGCGAGAGGGTGCTTCAATCCCCTTTTCTGGGTCTACAACGGTAGTTTCGGAACCAATCTATCACCGAAAGATATGGCCAGTCATGTTTCTCAAACACAAAGCATATACCACCTTTGGCATATCAGTATATATAGCCCTACTCCTCGCTAGTCAGCGAGTCCCCCATCGTACGGTAAGGAAAGCTGACACCAACAACAGATCAGAAGATGACAGAAACAAACGGTAAAGCACGCAGTCTTGTGCTGGCCACGTTGATGGTTCTCTCCATAGTTGGAGGGTCCATTGCATTTACAGGAGCTGCAGCTGCAGCACAAGGTGATAATGCAGATAGTATCGACCTGAGCTCAAGTTCGGTATCGAGCAGTTCAGAGCAAGTCTGGGTGAATGTGAGTATTTCCGCCACTGGCAAGGACGTTATCTATGCCACAGACTACAACAATAACGGCGATATTGACGATGGTGAGGTTTTCGCTGTTATCACTGATGGCGGTAGTGCAGACATGGATAACTCCGATGGTGAGGTAGCGATTCAGGTGTCAGCGAACAGCGCAGGATTCCAAGCTACCTCAGCGGATATCCTCGTTGAGGGAGAGGATGGCTCGGATTCAGAGAACGGCGAAGTCGACCTCGCCTATCCGTTCACTGCAGATGCGAGTGCAACCCTCTCGATTACCGGAACCGCTACCCGTGATCAAACTGCGGTCTACAGTGCGCCTGCAACGGTGTTCCTCGGTGAAGAGGGCGTCAACGTTGGGCCTGCGGAAGGAACTGGCGGCTCGGTGACGTTCTCCGGTATCGCAGGCGCTGCTGACGGAGACGTTATTATTGCTGATGACGCAAACAACGTTGATTTCACCAGCAACAACGGCTTCTCGACTGGTGGGTACAGCACTGGCGACCCATCAGACGAAGTCGACTACAGCGTTCGAACGCCGCAGGTTAACAATGTGAGCCTGTATATGGGTGCTGGTAAGCTTGGTGCCGATGTCACGGACGGACTGGTCACCACCGATACCGATACGGTTACGATCAGCCCTCAGTTCAACTTCCAGTCGGCTGACCGACTCGAGATTATAGTCACCGACGGCGACGACCTTGACATCAGTGGGGATACCGTTAGCGGCTCGCCGAACGTCGTTGAGGAGGATGGTGACTACTACTACACGGGGCCCACTGACGGGGAATTCTGGGTTGACATAAGTGATTACGACACCGGTAACTACACCGTTGAAGTTGCTGGTGATGAACTCTCATCGGCCAGTAATGACGCTGACTTCGAGATTACCAATAGCGAAACCACGATCGAGCTTGAACACAATAGCGTCGTCAAGGGCGAGAGCGTTGTCGCGACCGCGACGGGCACGCCCGGCGAAAACGTCATTGTCCGAGTTGATAACGACGCACTCGCAGACACAATGCCCAACGGCTCCGTGGTTAGTGCGGCGGATCTCTACGCCAACACTGGTGATGTCGTCATCCGCGTTCATAATAATATCGCTGATATCACCTACGCGGAACTTTCGTTAGGTGACGATGGTGTGGCGCAGACCCGCATCAAGACGGGTGCGCTTGAGGCTGGCAGCACGGCCACCTTTGAGGTTGCAACATTCCCCGACGCCGACGCTGAAGACGATGTTGATCTTGAGGTTTTCGAACAGAGCATTTCGATTGACGACGCGCGGAAGACGGTTGCTGCTGGGAGTGATTTCACGATGAACGGCACGGCACCGGAGGCAAGTGAAGTCGCTGCCTACGTCAAGATTGACGATACCTGGTATCTGATTCCGGGAAGTACCAACCCTGATACCAGCCTTGACAGTGATGATTACGAGCTTGAACTGACCGCGAGCGACGAGCTGAACATTCCGGGATCCTACCGGGTTGGTGTTGCTGCTTGGCCATCAAGCGGTAACGCAGATGCCCAACTTACGAACGACGAGTGGACCAATCTTGAGACAACAACTTCGACCTTGATTCGGTCGGTTGAAGGGAACCTGAGTGCTCAGATTTCGCGGAACCGCATTGCAGTGGCTTCCAACGACGAAGTGACGTTGTCCGGCCTTGCGGTTGGGCAGACAGACGTTGTCTATTACGTAGTTGGTCCACGTGGCGATGTGATGACGAGCAATTTATCGGTTGATGAGCAGGAATTCAGCCGTGACATTGGCGGCTTTGACCGGCGTGGTGTCCACGAGATTGTGGTTGTCGGCACGGGTCGCGATGGCGGCTACGAGACCCCGCCGAGCACGGTTGTGAGCCAAGTTGGTTCATCGGCGACGCAGGAGCAGGCTATTGAAGTTATCAAAGACCGCCACAGTGGGGCTGGCGTTGATGACGTATGGGTCCAGACGAACCTGACCGCAGAGAGCGCCCGGGTGACGCTGGAAGCTGCTGACCGACTCGGCCAGGAAGAAGTCACCATCTCGGGGACGTCGAACCGTCAGCCCGATACGGTGTATTTCATTGAGATGGCCGACGACAATGGTAACATCGTGGCCAGCGGTGAAAGCGAAGTGAACGCAAACGGCACGTGGAATCTGACGCTTGACCTGTCGGAGGTTGAGACAGGGATGTACACGTTGTCGGTTGAAGGCGACGAGGCGTCCGCCATGCAGAGGGTCGAAGTGGCTGAATCGGTGACCACGGAGACGCCGACCGCGACGCCGGAGCCGACAGCGACAGCGGAGTCCACACTGACGGCGACGGCGGAGTCCACGTCGACAGCCCCCGGGGCCGCTGGCACGGACGAGCCAACGGAAACCACATCCGAGGACCAGCCTGGATTCGGTGCTGTCATCGTGCTCATCGCGCTCCTTGGCGCAGCACTGCTGGCTGCCCGGCGGAACGCATTCTAACTAACTGAATCGGACAATGCGATTCGGTTTTCGCGGTTTTCATTTTTCGACGCCACCGTTCCAGTGGCGACACAGCAGCTCAGTTCTCGTCGAACGATCGAGACACAACGCTTATTCTGCATTCGTGGGTAGCCTCGCCTCATGAAGGTCTCGGTCGTCATCTGTACGTACACCGAAGAGATGTACGAACACTTCGAGGACGCCCTCGAGAGCGTCCGCGAACAGACGTACGATGACATCGAGATTGTCGTGGTCGTCGACGGCAACGAGGCGCTGTACGAGCGTATTCAGGGCGACTACGGCGGCGGCGAAGGACTGGTACTCTACTGCAACGAGGAGAATGTCGGGCTCTCGGCCAGCCGCAACAACGCCCTCGAACTCGTTTCCGGGGACGTGGTTGCACTCATTGACGACGACGCCGTCGCCGACGAACGCTGGGTGGAGGAACTCGTCTTCGTCTATGAGTCAACTGATGCCATCGCAGCTGGTGGAAAGATGACACCACTGTGGGTCGCCAGCAAACCCGAGTTTCTTCCTGAGGAGTTCTACTGGCTCGTCGGCGTCACTCATCGGGGATTCGCTGAACCCGGCGAGGAGGTCCGGAACACCTTCGGGTCGAACATCTCGTTTAAGACGGAGGTCATGAAGGAGTTAGGCGGGTTTGAGTCACAGGTTGGCCGACAGGGCGAAAAGAACCTCCAGGCCCACGAGACGGAGTTCTGCGCTCGGATGCGCGAGGAGTACGGCCGCGGGGTCGTCTACAATCCCGACGCGAAAGTCGGCCACAAGGTCTTCGAGTGGCGCACCGACAAGCAGTGGTTGCTGGAGCGGTCGTTTTGGCAGGGATACTCCAAGCGGGCGATGGAGACACTCGTCTCCGAGGAATCCAGCGAAGAAGAGTCGGATTTCCTCAAACAACTCCTCGTTGAGTTCATTCCCTCACGGCTGAAAGGGCTTCTCACGGACCCGAGCGTCCCAAAGGCCAAACAGCTGGTGACACTGTTCCTGCTGACGGCGACGGTCGGCGTTGGCTACCTCTACGGTCTGTTGAAGTGGTAGAGTATTCGCATCCCAAGCGATGCCCTGAAAGCCCCCACGCTCCTGAACTAGGCCAATGAGTACTCAGACGCGGGTCGGCGTCGTCGGGTTGGGCTATGTTGGCCTCCCGCTGGCGCTTGCGATGCATCGGGCCGGCCACGAGGTGGTCGGTGTCGACGTTAACCTCGATACCGTCAAATACCTCCGAAACGGTGATTCGACTGTCAGCGACGTGAGCGACGCCGAAGTCACAGATGCCGTCGCCGAAGGCATTACGTTCACTACCGACTACGCGGCGCTGAGCGATGTCGATGGCGTTTCCATCTGTGTCCCGACGCCGCTCCGGAAGACCGATACTCCAGATCTTTCCTTTGTCATCGATGCGGCAGAGCGCTTGGCGGGCGTGGTTCCGGACGGCTGTACGATCATTCTCGAAAGCACCGTCTATCCCGGTGCCACCGAAGAGGTCGTCGGCGACGCCCTCACAGAAAACGGCGCGACTGTCGGCGAGGACGTGTATCTCGCT contains:
- the aglF gene encoding UTP--glucose-1-phosphate uridylyltransferase AglF, producing the protein MQAVVLAAGEGTRLRPLTEDKPKALVEVDGRPILGHCFDRVVELGADELLVVVGYKKEKIIDFYGDEYEGTPITYTHQREPKGLAHAVLTVEDHVDDDFMLILGDNIFEANLDDVVRRQREDRADAAFLVEEVPYEEASRYGVCDTNDYGEITKVVEKPDDPPTNLVMTGFYTFTPAIFHACHLVQPSNRGEYEITDAINLLLQSGRTIDAIRLDGWRMDIGYPEDRKEAERRLQDGYDAKAESKEASAASE
- a CDS encoding PGF-CTERM sorting domain-containing protein, coding for MTETNGKARSLVLATLMVLSIVGGSIAFTGAAAAAQGDNADSIDLSSSSVSSSSEQVWVNVSISATGKDVIYATDYNNNGDIDDGEVFAVITDGGSADMDNSDGEVAIQVSANSAGFQATSADILVEGEDGSDSENGEVDLAYPFTADASATLSITGTATRDQTAVYSAPATVFLGEEGVNVGPAEGTGGSVTFSGIAGAADGDVIIADDANNVDFTSNNGFSTGGYSTGDPSDEVDYSVRTPQVNNVSLYMGAGKLGADVTDGLVTTDTDTVTISPQFNFQSADRLEIIVTDGDDLDISGDTVSGSPNVVEEDGDYYYTGPTDGEFWVDISDYDTGNYTVEVAGDELSSASNDADFEITNSETTIELEHNSVVKGESVVATATGTPGENVIVRVDNDALADTMPNGSVVSAADLYANTGDVVIRVHNNIADITYAELSLGDDGVAQTRIKTGALEAGSTATFEVATFPDADAEDDVDLEVFEQSISIDDARKTVAAGSDFTMNGTAPEASEVAAYVKIDDTWYLIPGSTNPDTSLDSDDYELELTASDELNIPGSYRVGVAAWPSSGNADAQLTNDEWTNLETTTSTLIRSVEGNLSAQISRNRIAVASNDEVTLSGLAVGQTDVVYYVVGPRGDVMTSNLSVDEQEFSRDIGGFDRRGVHEIVVVGTGRDGGYETPPSTVVSQVGSSATQEQAIEVIKDRHSGAGVDDVWVQTNLTAESARVTLEAADRLGQEEVTISGTSNRQPDTVYFIEMADDNGNIVASGESEVNANGTWNLTLDLSEVETGMYTLSVEGDEASAMQRVEVAESVTTETPTATPEPTATAESTLTATAESTSTAPGAAGTDEPTETTSEDQPGFGAVIVLIALLGAALLAARRNAF
- the aglG gene encoding glucosyl-dolichyl phosphate glucuronosyltransferase, with amino-acid sequence MKVSVVICTYTEEMYEHFEDALESVREQTYDDIEIVVVVDGNEALYERIQGDYGGGEGLVLYCNEENVGLSASRNNALELVSGDVVALIDDDAVADERWVEELVFVYESTDAIAAGGKMTPLWVASKPEFLPEEFYWLVGVTHRGFAEPGEEVRNTFGSNISFKTEVMKELGGFESQVGRQGEKNLQAHETEFCARMREEYGRGVVYNPDAKVGHKVFEWRTDKQWLLERSFWQGYSKRAMETLVSEESSEEESDFLKQLLVEFIPSRLKGLLTDPSVPKAKQLVTLFLLTATVGVGYLYGLLKW